One part of the Musa acuminata AAA Group cultivar baxijiao chromosome BXJ1-5, Cavendish_Baxijiao_AAA, whole genome shotgun sequence genome encodes these proteins:
- the LOC135581925 gene encoding uncharacterized protein LOC135581925 isoform X1 codes for MGPAVAERRTLVLVNLAAIMERADEALLPAVYHEVGAALHASPTGLGSLTLFRSIVQSACYPLAAYLATRHNRTHVIALGAFLWAAATFLVALSNTFLQVAISRALNGVGLALVTPAIQSLVADSTDDSTRGTAFGWLQLTGNFGSIIGGFFSLLLASTTFMGIAGWRVAFHVVGMISVVVGVLIRLFAVDPHFSDDARSTNELVPRKSAWEEAKFMLDEAKAVLRIPSFQIIVAQGVTGSFPWSALSFAPMWLELIGFSHKGTGILMSMFIVASSLGGLLGGKMGDFLAKRFPDTGRIILSQISSGSAIPLAALLMLVLPDDPSMGLAHGIVLFIMGLSISWNAPATNNPIFAEIVAEKSRTSIYALDRSFESVLSSFAPPVVGILAEHVYGYKPISYGPNESSSVETDRENAASLAKALYTAIAFPMSLCCFIYSFLYCTYPRDRERARMDSLIASELQQIEMDNVGEVLPESSGIQVSEMELNGNPRSEIDIVYGNEDFEIDDNDERTLLSHKVETSN; via the exons ATGGGGCCGGCGGTGGCGGAGCGGCGGACGCTGGTGCTGGTGAACCTGGCGGCAATCATGGAGCGCGCCGACGAGGCGCTCCTCCCTGCGGTCTACCATGAGGTGGGGGCAGCCCTCCACGCCTCGCCCACGGGGCTCGGTTCCCTCACCCTCTTCCGCTCCATCGTCCAGTCCGCCTGCTACCCCCTCGCCGCCTACCTAGCCACCCGCCACAACCGCACCCACGTCATCGCCCTCGGTGCCTTCCTCTGGGCCGCGGCGACCTTCCTCGTCGCCCTCTCCAACACCTTCCTCCAG GTAGCAATCTCAAGAGCTCTGAATGGAGTCGGACTAGCCTTGGTGACACCTGCTATCCAGTCCCTTGTTGCCGACTCCACCGACGATAGCACGCGAGGCACAGCTTTCGGATGGCTACAATTGACTGGCAACTTTGGTTCCATCATTGGTGGCTTCTTCTCCCTACTATTAGCTTCCACTACATTCATGGGAATTGCCGGTTGGAGAGTTGCTTTCCATGTGGTTGGTATGATTAGCGTGGTGGTCGGAGTACTCATCCGACTCTTTGCGGTGGATCCTCATTTCTCCGATGATGCCAGATCGACCAACGAGCTTGTTCCGCGGAAGTCCGCATGGGAAGAGGCGAAGTTTATGCTTGATGAAGCAAAGGCTGTCTTGAGAATCCCCTCGTTTCAGATAATTGTGGCTCAGGGCGTCACTGGTTCATTTCCATGGTCTGCGTTATCCTTTGCGCCGATGTGGCTGGAGCTCATCGGTTTCTCTCACAAAGGAACTGGGATCCTAATGAGTATGTTCATCGTTGCAAGCTCTCTCGGAGGACTGTTGGGAGGAAAGATGGGTGATTTCCTTGCCAAACGTTTCCCTGATACTGGAAGGATCATTTTGTCTCAGATAAGTTCTGGCTCTGCAATCCCACTTGCAGCATTGTTGATGCTGGTCTTACCAGATGATCCCTCCATGGGACTTGCACATGGCATTGTCTTGTTCATCATGGGTTTAAGCATCTCCTGGAATGCTCCGGCTACAAACAA CCCTATATTTGCAGAGATTGTAGCTGAGAAATCAAGAACAAGCATATATGCATTGGACAGATCTTTTGAGTCGGTGCTATCATCGTTTGCTCCTCCTGTTGTTGGCATTTTAGCTGAGCATGTTTATGGATATAAGCCAATTTCTTATGGACCAAATGAAAGTAGCAGTGTTGAAACAGACAGAGAAAATGCTGCATCTCTAGCCAAGGCACTCTACACTGCAATAGCATTTCCCATGTCACTCTGTTGCTTCATCTATTCCTTCTTGTATTGTACCTATCCAAGAGACAGAGAGAGGGCACGGATGGATTCATTGATAGCATCAGAACTGCAGCAGATAGAGATGGATAATGTTGGTGAAGTGTTGCCAGAGTCTTCAGGAATTCAAGTTTCTGAGATGGAATTGAATGGGAACCCGAGAAGTGAGATTGATATTGTTTATGGAAATGAAGATTTTGAGATCGATGACAATGATGAGAGGACACTTCTCTCACATAAAGTGGAGACATCAAATTAA
- the LOC135581925 gene encoding uncharacterized protein LOC135581925 isoform X2, with protein sequence MGPAVAERRTLVLVNLAAIMERADEALLPAVYHEVGAALHASPTGLGSLTLFRSIVQSACYPLAAYLATRHNRTHVIALGAFLWAAATFLVALSNTFLQVAISRALNGVGLALVTPAIQSLVADSTDDSTRGTAFGWLQLTGNFGSIIGGFFSLLLASTTFMGIAGWRVAFHVVGMISVVVGVLIRLFAVDPHFSDDARSTNELVPRKSAWEEAKFMLDEAKAVLRIPSFQIIVAQGVTGSFPWSALSFAPMWLELIGFSHKGTGILMSMFIVASSLGGLLGGKMGDFLAKRFPDTGRIILSQISSGSAIPLAALLMLVLPDDPSMGLAHGIVLFIMGLSISWNAPATNNPIFAGIVLEKSRTETTVFLNVEDVNFCYLQFFIKILFPLLARNHTELIMIYWQMRLHIESIPFLPFYKKQKENKKFHIDKLLIEYYYFP encoded by the exons ATGGGGCCGGCGGTGGCGGAGCGGCGGACGCTGGTGCTGGTGAACCTGGCGGCAATCATGGAGCGCGCCGACGAGGCGCTCCTCCCTGCGGTCTACCATGAGGTGGGGGCAGCCCTCCACGCCTCGCCCACGGGGCTCGGTTCCCTCACCCTCTTCCGCTCCATCGTCCAGTCCGCCTGCTACCCCCTCGCCGCCTACCTAGCCACCCGCCACAACCGCACCCACGTCATCGCCCTCGGTGCCTTCCTCTGGGCCGCGGCGACCTTCCTCGTCGCCCTCTCCAACACCTTCCTCCAG GTAGCAATCTCAAGAGCTCTGAATGGAGTCGGACTAGCCTTGGTGACACCTGCTATCCAGTCCCTTGTTGCCGACTCCACCGACGATAGCACGCGAGGCACAGCTTTCGGATGGCTACAATTGACTGGCAACTTTGGTTCCATCATTGGTGGCTTCTTCTCCCTACTATTAGCTTCCACTACATTCATGGGAATTGCCGGTTGGAGAGTTGCTTTCCATGTGGTTGGTATGATTAGCGTGGTGGTCGGAGTACTCATCCGACTCTTTGCGGTGGATCCTCATTTCTCCGATGATGCCAGATCGACCAACGAGCTTGTTCCGCGGAAGTCCGCATGGGAAGAGGCGAAGTTTATGCTTGATGAAGCAAAGGCTGTCTTGAGAATCCCCTCGTTTCAGATAATTGTGGCTCAGGGCGTCACTGGTTCATTTCCATGGTCTGCGTTATCCTTTGCGCCGATGTGGCTGGAGCTCATCGGTTTCTCTCACAAAGGAACTGGGATCCTAATGAGTATGTTCATCGTTGCAAGCTCTCTCGGAGGACTGTTGGGAGGAAAGATGGGTGATTTCCTTGCCAAACGTTTCCCTGATACTGGAAGGATCATTTTGTCTCAGATAAGTTCTGGCTCTGCAATCCCACTTGCAGCATTGTTGATGCTGGTCTTACCAGATGATCCCTCCATGGGACTTGCACATGGCATTGTCTTGTTCATCATGGGTTTAAGCATCTCCTGGAATGCTCCGGCTACAAACAA CCCTATATTTGCAGGGATTGTGCTTGAGAAATCAAGAACAGAAACCACCGTGTTTCTCAATGTTGAAGATGTTAATTTTTGCTATCTACAATTTTTCATTAAGATTTTGTTTCCATTACTAGCAAGGAATCACACTGAATTAATTATGATATATTGGCAAATGAGATTGCATATTGAATCAATACCATTCTTACCCTTttacaaaaaacaaaaagaaaacaaaaaattccaCATCGACAAACTTCTTATTGAATACTATTATTTCCCATGA
- the LOC135675073 gene encoding transcription factor MYB93-like — translation MGRSPCHDEINGLKKGPWTPEEDQILVEYIQTHGHGSWRALPKLAGLNRCGKSCRLRWTNYLRPDIKRGKFSQEEERTILNLHSIMGNKWSAIATHLPGRTDNEIKNFWNTHLKKKLIQMGFDPMTHRPRTDFFAALPQLIALANLIDGRPWDDHTARLLAQAEATEAAAKLQCFQHLLQSASAMPNISSADLANMSLPSIPSPTPPQCLTNDHDQMNQLPSIFFEPSVSNETGQCSTMTGFSQGKDSSLPPLADVSVANQGDACSISSCNGDETPYIWPEFFLDDQFMTGFA, via the exons ATGGGGAGATCTCCCTGCCATGATGAGATTAATGGCCTTAAGAAGGGCCCTTGGACTCCTGAGGAAGACCAGATACTGGTCGAGTACATCCAGACCCATGGCCATGGCAGCTGGAGAGCTCTTCCAAAACTTGctg GGCTGaacagatgtggcaagagctgtaGGCTGAGATGGACTAACTACTTGAGGCCAGACATCAAGAGAGGCAAGTTCTCCCAAGAGGAAGAGCGAACCATTCTCAACCTGCACTCCATCATGGGCAACAA GTGGTCTGCGATCGCGACGCACCTCCCCGGGCGAACGGACAACGAAATCAAGAACTTCTGGAACACCCACCTGAAGAAGAAGCTCATCCAGATGGGGTTTGATCCCATGACTCACCGCCCCAGGACCGACTTCTTCGCCGCCCTCCCCCAGCTCATCGCCCTCGCCAATCTCATCGACGGCCGCCCGTGGGACGACCACACCGCGCGGCTGCTGGCGCAGGCGGAGGCGACGGAGGCTGCAGCGAAGTTACAGTGCTTTCAGCACCTGCTGCAGTCTGCAAGCGCCATGCCAAATATCTCCTCAGCTGACTTGGCGAACATGAGCCTCCCTTCGATCCCTTCTCCTACTCCTCCTCAGTGTCTGACCAATGACCATGACCAGATGAACCAGCTGCCATCCATCTTCTTTGAGCCATCCGTCAGCAATGAGACAGGCCAGTGTTCCACCATGACCGGGTTCAGCCAGGGAAAGGACAGCAGTCTCCCTCCTCTCGCTGATGTCTCCGTTGCTAACCAGGGGGATGCTTGTAGCATTTCGAGCTGCAATGGCGATGAGACTCCTTACATCTGGCCCGAGTTCTTCCTCGATGACCAGTTCATGACAGGATTTGCCTAG